The Canis lupus familiaris isolate Mischka breed German Shepherd chromosome 5, alternate assembly UU_Cfam_GSD_1.0, whole genome shotgun sequence region GCCAACTAACAATCTTCATCCCTCCTGGTCATACCCGAACATCACCTTCCCTGTGGATTTTGTCCCTCCCCTAGCAGTGTGGCTCAGCAAGATTAGGCCTCCGTCCTTTGGGCCCCCAGGGCCGCGTGTGGCTGCAGCGCTATGGCACAGCGGACCGCCACCCCCGTTCCACAGCGCGCTCCCCACGGAGGGCCCTGCTGAGTCAGCACGGGCCTGGTACATGCTTTTTGGCCTTTTCAGTGAAGAGAGCGcggaaattcattcttttttagagaTAAGAATAAACCTTAAATTCATACTGTTTTCAATTCAAATCAAGGATCACAAgtgttctctttaattttttaattttacggTTGTATCGTTCTCCTCTTACACGGAACATCTTAGCTTCTGTGGACATGAACATACGTGCTTTATTCCGGTTcataaaatactgtaaaatagCGCTGTTGACTGTGATTACAAACACTAAGCCTCCTGAGTCAAGTTTCAGATTTCTTTGTGCTTCATTTTGTCCTGGGCATATATCCCACTGGGAAGGTACGGTCAAAAAAGTGTATTTCCAAgtcatttgaaatcatttttcacCATGTGAATATGCCTCCAACTCAATACATAGTTACGTTTATTTGTTTCAGTTTGGGATATTTAAGggttccttaaaatttttttgctaatttaaaaattatattaaaagggATGATTataaagtcaaaattataaaacaggtAACGTTGAAAGAGGTCTAGCTTCatgcctgttttcctccctcTGTTTACTCCTTTCCCTGAcaatcatttttattagtttccttcacattgttttcttttttaaaatataagcaggggatccctgggtggcgcagcggtttagcgcctgcctttggcccagggcgcgatcctggagacccgggatcgaatcccacgtcgggctcccggtgcatggagcctgcttctccctctgcctgtgtctctgcctctctctctctctctctgtgactatcataaataaataaaaaaaaaattaaaatataagcaaGTATGTGCACATAAGAATGTCCTTGTACCATTGCAGTAGGCTGTGTACATTTTCACTGAGGGTGGAGGTAttatcatttgtaattttattttcatttgtaatttttaaaaagtatttttaaatttttatttattcatgagagacacagagagagagaggcagagacacaggcagagggagaagcaggctccctgcggggagcccaatacaggacttgatcccaggaccctgggctcaccacatgagccaaaggcacactcagccgctgagccacccaggtggctcatttgttatttttaaattccctacCGCACATGCCCAGGGGCTGGCATATAGTACCGTTTTATCTAAAATTATAGGTTCGCCCCAACGTTTCTGTCTCCTTTCCCTGCTTTACTTTTCTCCGTAGCACTAATCACTATTCAGTATGCTCTGTATTTTACTTCTTGTGTTTATCATGTTTTCCCCGTCAGAACCACACAGGAAATTCCACGAAGGCAAGAATTGTTGTCTGTTCTGCTCCAGCTGAaaccccagcacctagaacattACCTAGCACTCAgacaatatttgttgagtgagtaAAAGAGTGCTTGGTAAAAGTATTTGAGGATTAAGCAGATGAAGGAGCAAACATGCGTAAAGGAATTTGAGTATAGGGTCATGGCCTCATGTTCCCCCACCCATTCCGAAGACCCAGCCTCGTGGCTGGGCCCACCGCCCAGGACCCCAGCACGGACTGAGCCATTCTTCCCTCTTGCCCCAGGTGTCAAATGTGGGGGCGTGCTCTCGGCACCTTCCGGAAACTTCTCCAGCCCCAACTTCCCCAGGCTCTACCCCTACAACACGGAGTGCAGCTGGCTCATCGTGGTGGCCGAGGGCTCCTCGGTGCTGCTCACCTTCCACGCCTTTGACCTGGAGTACCACGACTCCTGTGGCTTCGACTACCTGGAGGTCTACAACGGGGCGTCCGGGGACAAGGGCAGCCTGCTGGGGAGGTTCTGTGGCCAGGTGCCCCCGCCGCCCTTCACCTCCTCCTGGCACGTCATGTCTGTCGTCTTCCACTCAGACAAGCACGTGGCCAGCCGTGGCTTTTCTGCCGGCTACCAGAAAGGCAAGGAGGCCTGAGCAAGGAAGAGGGGGGCCCTGTGGAggtcgggggtggggaggagagcagTGGGTGGGGTGAGACGGGGTGACCCTGCTGTCGCAGCTCAGGGGCAAAGGCAGCTTCCAGCTGTGGTCATGGTGGCTGTGGGTCCCCACCTTCACGGCAGtggtcctgggagccctgggagggtCTCACTGTATGCAGGAGCAAGGCCTCTTGTGCTCGCTATcatccttcctcttttttaaaaaaagattttatttatttatttgagagagagaagagagagagcacaagtgggggaaggggcatagggagaagcagactcctccctgagcttgatcccaggacttcaggatcatgaacCCTGAGCCGAGGCAGGTgattaaccacctgagccacccaggcacccctctattgTCCTTATCCCATGTCATGGCACCAGGACAAAGGAGAGGACATCATGCTGCCACTGCTGCCTGCCCCTCTGCAGCACCCCATCACTTCGCAGGTTCAGGGACCCCAAGTCCTCTGGAGTAAGAGATGCACGAGGGCCATCTGTGTGGAGCCGGTGACGTCCTCCCTCCTCAAGCCTTTCCTAACCCCTCTTACACTTGATGTGATATAACctaaccctctctctctcagcctggaAGCAGGCCCCTTAGTCTACCGAGAGGAGCAGAGCCCTTTCTAGGCTTGCCTTTCTTCTTGACTCATTCCTTCTGCTTCCAGGCCTCTCATATACTCAgacctcctcccttctccccagacCTAAGCCCAAGGCCATACTCACGTCAGCTCCAGCGACAGACAGCCACAGAGGCTCCTGGCACCCAGGGTCCCCAGACAACAATGGGGGGGTGGTGCCTCAGGTAGGACACCACTCCCCGAGCTGGCCTGGGAGGCACAGAACTGTAGCATGCTGAAGCACAAGAATCACAGACTAATTGCATTGTAGTTTTGGAATTTTagacttagttttttaaaatgttagcaaatcCAAGTCATAATACCATAAGCAATCTTttccaacatttttaaaaacaggagtACCATTAAAACACATGGAACTTCACGATAATCCCTTCTATCTAAAAGAGATAAAGACAGTATTTTTATTGGTAGGCATTTACTGTATTTTCTAAGTTCGTATTTTTAGCGTTTACTTATTATAAGCCAATCACGGAAAACAGAAGTCAATACGGATGGCCTCCAATGAGTGACATTTATACATATGACCTGTGACTGTGGACGCTGTCTTTCAGGGCACCGTAGAGAGCTTGGATACAGCACAGGAATGAAAGTTGCCCCACATGCGGGCAGATAGATGCCCCGGGGCCTGCTGCGAAGCTCCGGAGCACAGTCTGAAAGCCTCTGCTAAGGGTGTTCACATGGAAAAGGATCTCACAGGCTGTCAAAACCTGCCCTCTTATTTCACAAACAAGAAAGTTGCGAGTAGAGAAGGAGTGTGCCTTCTCAAAATGACACGGCCGAGCGTGAAAAACACGGCCAGAGCAGCACTCTGCTCACAAAGGCCAATCCCTGGGGCGAGATTCTGGAGTTTTGGGGAATAGCAGTGTGCCCCTCCCTGCTGGGGCCTCCAGCTGGTCAGGGCGTTCATCATCACCCACCTCTTCTCGCCAGCCTCTGAGACTCCGCGTGAGACTGCCCCTGGTAGATCTGGCTGGGCAGGTTCTGACCTCTAATATTCTCTCGAGGCTCAGGGAGCCTGGatcacttgcccagggtcacacccctAATAGGAGACAAGCTGAGAGGACACCTGTCTTCAGACTTCACACCCATCTCCACTTCACCAGATcctctctccaagcctcagtttcttctgttaGGAAAGTTTGAGAACATTCCCAAACTCGGCACCCCAGCCTCTGTGCCCCACGGGCCTGGTAGGAGGGGACAGTGAGAACCCCACGGTTGAGTGCCCAGGCCCTGCATCCGTTATCATCTGGGTGGCATGCTGTCAGGGCCCTGCCCGTGTTCCCGGGGCCTCATCCCTTCAGCGGCTCCTGCCAGCCTCTACATCCCTAGTGGAAGCCCTCTTCTAAAGTCTCAGTGGGTCCCCTCTATCCCCAGCAGCCCTTGGCCTGGACTTGCTGGAGTTGTTGTACAAATGCCTCAGCTCCCTTTGTCTTGGGGGACATAACTCTGAAGTGTGTGCCTGATGCCATTCCCCAGGGTTCCCCAGCAGGGCTCGGCAGCAGGCCTGACAGTGCCCTTTGCTGGCCCTTATATCTCTCAAATGAACTCCTTGTGCTCACACCCTGTCTCAGGATCTGTCTGGGTGAcacaccccccagcccccccgcccAGGTAAGTTACTCACCTTCCCTGTGCCTCCATTTTCACAACCATAAAATGGGGGAGAACCACTATGCGTTCCCCTAGGGCGACGGTAATGGTGTCAAAAGACGGCCTCGATGCCAAGTGCCAGGCCTGTGCCTGCCACCTAGCAAGCACTCAGTGGATGGTGATGAGATACCCATCCAAGTGGCATGTTGGGGGGCATCCGGTTCCCAAGGGAGGAGGCTTGAGGGGCCATGGGTAGGGAGAAAGGTCAGTTCAGGAGGGCTTCTTTGCAGATGTGTGTGGTGGCGTCCTGACGGGCCTCTCGGGGGTCCTCACCAGCCCTGAGTACCCTGACAACTACCCTAACAACGTGGAGTGCCACTGGGTGATCCGGGCCTCTGGCGCTGCCACCGTCAAGCTGGTGTTCGTGGACTTCCAGCTGGAGGGCAATGAGGAGTGCACCTATGACTACGTGGCCGTCCTTGAGGGGTCAGTCCCTGCCCACGGGCACCACTACTGTGGCAGCACCAGGCCCCCCACTCTTGTGTCACTGGGCCACGAGCTGCAGGTGATCTTCAAGTCCGACTTTAACATCGGAGGCCGGGGCTTCAAGGCCTACTACTTCTCAGGTAGAAGGGGCTGGGGACATCCCTGGAGTCCCCTGTGCATGCTGTGCATGGCCCTGCCTGGCCAGTGCCAAGGCAGAAGcatgtcacctcctctgggaagtctTCCTGATTTACTCAGAATTAGTCCTTTCGATTCCTTCTGGAGGTTTTTCTGCAGCAATGATCTAACATTTATCCTTTATGTTTGTGATTCACACGTtgatccccctccccccaactgtGACTTCCTGTGGATTTGTCTCTGTATCTGTCACATAGAAGAGATTCGATTGATGTTTGCCCAAATGAATGAACCCTTGACAGTGAAATGAACTAGACGGTGGAGGAGATAGAGGAGGAAATAGACAAGGACAAGCCACTGTGATCGGCGTTAACAGTAAGGATCatggaggacttcctggaggaggagagaattGAGTAGTGCTTTGGAAGAGttagccagaggcagagggagggaagggtaTTCGAGACCGAGAGCTCAGTAGGCATGAAGGcggggaggcaggcagagagggttCAGTGCTCCAAGGCTAGGTATTTGGTGAGACTGAAAGATAGAGCTGGATGAGGGGCAGTGAGAAAATGAGCAAGGTCATGTCATGAGCCACATTGTCCATCAAGTCTAATGTTCAACTCAACTCTGGGGACAAGTATTAGGTCTTGTTGTTGAATTCCTAACAGGACTAGCACTCGTGAAGTGGACTGCCGATGGGAATGAGAGTCCTAGTCTTCAGTTAGTTTTGATTTAAAGCAGGCTTTGGCATCAGTTGTCTGATTTGCCGACCATGGTGCCCACCACCTGCCAGGGTGGTTTCAGGACCTTTACGGTGCCCACTGCCCAAGCCGTGAAGCAGAGGGTCACAGTCTCTACACTCGTCATCATTGTTCTTCgaccccttccccctccccaatcCAGGAGAATGCCAGGAGGTGTACACGGCTGTGCGGGGTAACTTCTCCAGCCCACAGTACCCCGACTCCTACCCTAACAACATCCACTGCCACTGGACCATCCGCCTGCCTCCTGGCTATCGGGTCAAGGTGTTCTTCCTGGACCTGGATCTGGAGGGTCCCAATAGCCTGACCAGGACCTGTGACTTCGACCATCTGTCAGCTTATGATGGGGCCAGCGAGGAGGCACCCCTACTGGGCAGTTGGTGTGGACACCACCTGCCAGCGCCGGTCACCTCGAACCAAAACcagcttctgcttctgctgcACACGGACCGCAGCACTGCCCGAAGGGGCTTCTCTGTGGCCTACATTGGAGGTcagctgggggtgagggtgtgggTGGTGCTGATAGGATGGAGGGACAAGGCTGGGTTCCTCTGCACCTTCCTCCCTCTATCCCACCACTTGGCTCCTCCAATCTCTTCTGGGGTGGCTGCTGCTCTGGGACCTTGGGGACCCTGCCAATGTGGACCATGCTTATTTCCATGACTGCAGAGCCCTGCCTTTCTAGCCTCCAGCTCCACATTCCCTAATTCCCCCTCATCTGTCTCCTTCCCCCTTGAGACCCTGGCCTCTCTCATGCTGTGGTTCATCCCATGTTTCCAGGGCCAGTACACACAATATGTCCATATCACTTATGATAAACAATCGGTATAACCATGGAGACGCTGACCGGCTTTGCTTGTATCGGTCATAAATCCTGACCGACAGTGGCTTGAACAAATGGCTTTTGTTTTCCTCACATCACGAGAGATCTAGAGCTAAGGAGCTGCTTTGTTGGTTCAGAGACTTAACACTGTCTCAGCTGGTAACTCTGGGATTCTGATGGCCTCTTGATTGCAACACGGCTGCTACAACTCCAGACATCATCACGTCCATGTTCAAGGCTGGGAGAGGGTAGGGGAGATGCCAGCTACAAATGTCCTATTATGAGGAAAGCAAaagcattttcagaaaaagaCTTCTTGGTCTCATGAGTTTGAACTTGGTCAGGTGGCCACGCCTAGCTACAGCGACAGGTGAAGAAGCTTTCCCAGGTTCCATAGTACCTGTTAGGTTGGCCGGCCAGCAGCCACCACCTTCTCTCCCCTCTGTTCGTTACCCTTCCCTCACCCACAGGCCCAGGAAAGCCTATGCTCTGGACCCATTTTGCCCTCTGCCTGAGCAGGTGAAAGCTTCTTGCTGTGCAggtgtggaaagggaggtagagagaggaaACACCTCACCAAGGTCATGTGGGCAGCAGGGGCCCGGCCAAGATGAGAACCCGTGTCTACCATCTTGGTGGCCCAACAGAGCCCAGTGGGGAGGAAACCAGGGCTGAGCACAGACAGACCAGGGCCACATCCAAATGCTGCCATTTACTGGTCACCCAGTGGCCTCATCTGTACAAGGGGATGATGAATGCCCTTGTAGGCAGTCATGCAGATGGAATGAGGGCACGGGTCCCAGTGCCCGACTCCGGGGACATCCTTGCCTCGGCTGCAGGTGGATTTCTCTCCCTCACGTGTCTCAGGCCTGGTCTGCATTCAAAACatcttccctctgtctctactCTATATGCAAGTGGTGAAGGGGCAGGACACAGCAGAGCCACCACAAGCTAGTGGCAATGAGGCCACCTGGGCAGACCCACCCTCCAGGGCCTCAGTTGGCTCCATCCGTAACCTGGGGCTAAGGGGAGCTGTCCCTTGTTAGAGCAACCTCACTAGGGCTTCACTCCAGGGACTCGGGTGCCACAGGCTCTGCCTCAGTTAGCTGGCAGGTTGTTTCTTCTCTGAGGGTCTCAGTAAAATGAGGACACTGGCTGAGGCATCTTTGAGGTCCCCTTTGGTTCTGATAATCTTGTTTCTGGGCCTGGGTCCTCTCCCAGGCCTGTGGGATCTTGGACAAGCCCCTTCTCCTTCTGGTGCCTACAGAGACTGAAGGTGGGCAGCTCTAAACCCGACTGTGTTCCTGGGCAGGAGCCCccaccttcccccctccccagatCCCCGTGGGAGCCCAGGGTCAGACAGGGGCACTCGTGGTGGGCGAGGCTCCAGCTGTGGCACAGGCGGCACGCGGCCTCCTGGCCGGAGGACAACCTCAGCATCCATCAGGGGTGACACACAGTTCAGCGCCACCGAAGATCATCGTGGGAGATGGCAGG contains the following coding sequences:
- the CDCP2 gene encoding CUB domain-containing protein 2; protein product: MLADLASCLLLAGVLLAPGPRAQAMKGVKCGGVLSAPSGNFSSPNFPRLYPYNTECSWLIVVAEGSSVLLTFHAFDLEYHDSCGFDYLEVYNGASGDKGSLLGRFCGQVPPPPFTSSWHVMSVVFHSDKHVASRGFSAGYQKDVCGGVLTGLSGVLTSPEYPDNYPNNVECHWVIRASGAATVKLVFVDFQLEGNEECTYDYVAVLEGSVPAHGHHYCGSTRPPTLVSLGHELQVIFKSDFNIGGRGFKAYYFSGECQEVYTAVRGNFSSPQYPDSYPNNIHCHWTIRLPPGYRVKVFFLDLDLEGPNSLTRTCDFDHLSAYDGASEEAPLLGSWCGHHLPAPVTSNQNQLLLLLHTDRSTARRGFSVAYIGVVPVNVSCSRTDFQILISAQALAPLERTKVYLGSRSCAAQEAGSSFRIQARFDTCGTESQRRNNTSVIVSVLYIDFSAGGQEDIHEYEVRCEPRRKEASVHLLSGSDWLGPYAATAEHLQEAPPRDEVDALEGPVAMVAQDTSDIVFLGLCILAGVLMVIAIVVLMLL